A portion of the Calothrix sp. 336/3 genome contains these proteins:
- a CDS encoding folylpolyglutamate synthase/dihydrofolate synthase family protein has translation MNIDSLLQPFQRFGVNLGLERIRQLLANLGNPQERVPVIHVAGSNGKGSVCAYLSAVFTEAGYRTGRYTSPHLVDWTERICINQQPVSYDALCQLIQEVQTAVNPETESPTQFEVITAAAWLYFAQQQVDIAVVEVGLGGRLDATNVCDNPLVSVITSISREHWQQLGDTLGEIAGEKAGIIKAGCPVVMGILPEEAETVVRSRCINLASSLIQPQPAQEISPGIAKYKSITYPLPLPGQIQLCNSALALATIEIIQEKGWQISTDAIINGMGKTQWLGRMQWTTWQNHQLLIDGAHNPAAAKVLRNYIDSLELEKKQSSVDIYSYPSITWVMGILSTKDHSKIFQELLKPGDRLYLTAVPDHSSAKPEDLANLALNICPELAECQIYSDVFTALEAAFAAPHNLVCLCGSLYLIGKFLGNANSV, from the coding sequence GTGAATATCGATTCCCTACTACAACCGTTCCAGCGCTTTGGCGTCAACCTAGGATTAGAACGCATTCGCCAATTGTTAGCAAATCTTGGTAATCCCCAGGAGCGAGTTCCTGTGATTCACGTTGCGGGTAGCAATGGCAAAGGTTCAGTATGTGCCTACCTATCTGCGGTTTTTACTGAGGCAGGTTATCGTACAGGACGCTACACATCACCCCACCTAGTTGATTGGACGGAAAGAATTTGTATCAACCAGCAGCCCGTATCCTATGATGCCCTGTGTCAATTAATACAAGAAGTACAGACTGCTGTAAATCCAGAGACAGAATCACCAACACAATTTGAAGTGATTACTGCTGCCGCATGGTTATATTTTGCGCAACAACAAGTAGATATTGCTGTAGTAGAAGTGGGATTAGGGGGACGTTTAGATGCCACTAACGTTTGTGATAATCCCCTAGTCAGTGTGATTACTTCTATCAGTCGAGAACATTGGCAACAATTAGGAGATACCCTAGGAGAAATTGCTGGAGAAAAAGCTGGTATTATCAAAGCTGGGTGTCCCGTTGTTATGGGAATATTACCAGAAGAAGCAGAAACCGTGGTGCGATCGCGCTGCATAAATTTAGCATCTTCCCTGATTCAACCCCAACCTGCTCAAGAAATATCCCCAGGAATTGCCAAGTACAAATCAATTACCTATCCCCTACCATTGCCGGGGCAAATTCAACTTTGTAACTCAGCTTTAGCCCTAGCAACTATTGAAATTATCCAAGAAAAAGGATGGCAAATTAGTACAGATGCCATTATCAATGGTATGGGAAAAACCCAGTGGCTAGGCAGGATGCAATGGACTACTTGGCAAAATCATCAACTATTAATTGATGGCGCTCATAACCCTGCTGCTGCTAAGGTTTTACGTAATTATATAGATAGCTTAGAACTAGAAAAAAAACAATCCTCTGTAGATATTTATTCCTATCCATCTATCACTTGGGTTATGGGAATTTTATCAACAAAAGACCACAGTAAAATTTTCCAAGAATTATTAAAACCAGGAGATAGACTTTATTTAACTGCTGTACCTGATCACAGTTCAGCCAAACCGGAAGATTTAGCAAACCTTGCTCTGAATATTTGCCCAGAATTAGCTGAATGTCAAATCTATTCTGATGTATTTACAGCCCTAGAAGCCGCCTTTGCTGCACCACATAATTTAGTTTGTCTATGTGGTTCCTTATATCTAATTGGTAAATTTTTAGGTAATGCCAATTCTGTCTAA
- a CDS encoding PH domain-containing protein, with translation MFRAMASEALGLSEIGSIIQPQDFNKVDADDYLFHEDGEKIFFLIKSKKDEYCFTNLALIHVDGLTATSSKRSIKRYEYASEMISGVTLETAGTIDMDIELKFNIGANSFLINVRKDFIEQLKDIYKTLISISKRQHTDSICRENALKTLNAIASMYKISSVASGDAIKTQFNDILTNLNSTMLVSYTKRDFSDVFGKYIRS, from the coding sequence ATGTTTAGAGCAATGGCTTCGGAAGCACTGGGATTGAGTGAAATCGGCTCTATAATTCAGCCCCAAGATTTTAATAAGGTTGATGCTGATGATTATTTATTTCATGAAGATGGTGAAAAAATATTTTTCTTAATTAAGTCTAAGAAAGACGAGTACTGTTTTACCAACCTTGCATTAATTCATGTAGATGGTTTGACAGCTACTTCCTCCAAGCGTTCTATCAAAAGATATGAATATGCTTCGGAGATGATTTCAGGTGTAACCTTAGAAACAGCTGGAACCATAGATATGGATATAGAATTGAAGTTTAACATTGGAGCAAATTCGTTCCTTATCAATGTGCGCAAGGACTTTATCGAACAATTAAAGGATATCTATAAAACCTTGATTAGCATTAGTAAGCGCCAGCATACTGATAGTATTTGTAGAGAGAATGCACTTAAAACCTTAAATGCCATTGCATCTATGTACAAGATTAGTAGTGTAGCTTCTGGAGATGCAATCAAAACTCAATTCAATGATATTCTGACAAACCTAAATTCCACGATGTTGGTAAGTTATACAAAACGTGACTTTAGTGATGTTTTTGGCAAATATATCCGCTCTTAG
- a CDS encoding sugar ABC transporter substrate-binding protein — MVSIQQFAQRWKKLTVWLVAGLVTSWIVSCSTGNVSSNNKQTTSNTGGIEFWTMQLKPQFTDYFQNLIVNFESQNPGIKVNWVDVPWSEMENKILTAVSAKTPPDVVNLNPGFASQLAGRNAWLDLDAKVPNDVRSSYLENIWKASTLNGKSFGIPWYLTTRLTIYNTDLLKQSGINKVPSTYTELAEAAEKIKVKTGKYAFFATFVPQDSAEVLESFVQMGVTLVDGEGKAGFNSSQGKAAFQYWVDLYKKGLLPKEVTTQGHRRAIDLYQAGDTAFLASGAEFLKAIAKNAPKIAEVSATAPQITGETGKKNVAVMNVVIPKESKNPDAALKFALFLTNDANQLAFAKKANVLPSTNKALADTYFKDVPANASTLEKARVMSAGELKTAEVLIPAFKDFNILQKAIYENLQAAMLGEKTVDKAVEDAASEWNNR; from the coding sequence ATGGTTTCAATACAACAATTTGCTCAAAGATGGAAAAAGTTGACTGTTTGGCTGGTAGCCGGTTTAGTTACTAGTTGGATTGTCAGTTGCAGCACAGGTAATGTGAGCAGCAATAACAAACAAACCACCTCGAATACAGGTGGAATCGAGTTTTGGACAATGCAACTCAAGCCCCAATTTACTGACTACTTTCAAAACCTGATTGTAAACTTTGAATCACAGAATCCAGGTATAAAAGTTAACTGGGTTGATGTACCCTGGTCAGAAATGGAGAACAAAATTTTAACAGCTGTCTCCGCAAAAACGCCACCTGATGTTGTGAACTTGAATCCGGGTTTTGCTTCTCAACTAGCAGGACGCAATGCCTGGTTAGATTTAGATGCAAAGGTTCCGAATGACGTGCGTTCCTCCTATTTAGAGAATATCTGGAAAGCCAGTACATTAAATGGTAAGAGCTTCGGTATTCCCTGGTATCTCACCACCCGGCTAACCATTTATAACACCGATTTATTAAAACAGTCAGGTATCAATAAAGTACCCAGTACTTATACGGAATTAGCAGAGGCAGCTGAGAAAATCAAAGTAAAAACTGGTAAGTATGCTTTTTTTGCTACCTTTGTGCCGCAGGATTCTGCGGAGGTGCTAGAAAGCTTTGTGCAGATGGGTGTAACTTTGGTGGATGGGGAGGGTAAAGCTGGTTTTAATTCTTCCCAAGGAAAAGCTGCTTTTCAGTATTGGGTAGATTTATATAAAAAGGGTTTGTTGCCGAAGGAAGTCACTACCCAGGGGCACCGACGGGCGATAGATTTATACCAAGCTGGAGATACGGCATTTTTAGCTTCAGGGGCGGAGTTTTTGAAGGCGATCGCCAAGAATGCACCAAAAATAGCTGAAGTCTCGGCAACTGCACCGCAAATCACTGGGGAAACTGGTAAGAAAAATGTGGCGGTAATGAATGTTGTGATTCCGAAGGAAAGTAAAAATCCGGATGCGGCTTTAAAGTTTGCTTTATTTCTGACTAATGATGCGAATCAACTAGCTTTTGCTAAAAAGGCTAATGTTTTACCATCAACAAATAAAGCTTTAGCTGATACTTATTTTAAGGATGTTCCTGCTAATGCTTCTACATTAGAAAAAGCTAGGGTTATGAGTGCTGGAGAACTAAAAACAGCAGAAGTTTTAATCCCTGCTTTTAAGGATTTTAATATCTTGCAAAAAGCTATTTATGAAAATCTACAAGCGGCAATGTTAGGTGAAAAAACTGTAGATAAAGCGGTAGAAGATGCTGCTAGTGAATGGAATAATCGCTAA
- a CDS encoding IS630 family transposase: MPQYLEVIKKHVIAPVDRQKTIRYWCGDESRVGLKTEAGRLITKKGVKPIGIMQWKRDNFYLYGLVEPLTGEYFIWEFSHLNTACFNIFLEKFSQTYAQDIHILQLDNGAFHLSQHLKVPENIVLLFQPPHTPQVNPIERLWEEVKRHLTWESFPSLDELREFIWNRLAQLNTSIVASITGWDFILDALFVSGFS; this comes from the coding sequence CTGCCACAATACTTAGAAGTAATAAAAAAACACGTCATAGCACCAGTAGATAGACAAAAAACAATTAGATATTGGTGTGGGGACGAAAGCCGTGTGGGATTGAAGACTGAAGCTGGGAGACTAATTACTAAAAAAGGAGTTAAGCCCATCGGCATTATGCAATGGAAGCGGGATAATTTTTATTTATATGGATTAGTGGAACCATTAACTGGAGAGTATTTTATCTGGGAATTCTCTCATTTAAATACAGCCTGTTTCAATATTTTTTTAGAAAAATTCTCACAGACTTATGCTCAAGATATTCATATTCTTCAGTTAGATAATGGAGCTTTTCATTTAAGCCAGCATCTGAAAGTACCAGAAAACATAGTTTTGTTATTTCAACCTCCACATACACCTCAAGTTAATCCCATAGAGAGATTGTGGGAAGAAGTTAAAAGGCATTTAACTTGGGAAAGCTTCCCAAGTTTAGATGAATTAAGAGAATTTATCTGGAATCGGTTGGCACAATTAAACACATCAATTGTTGCTTCCATCACAGGTTGGGATTTTATTCTTGATGCTTTATTTGTATCAGGCTTTTCGTGA
- a CDS encoding helix-turn-helix domain-containing protein encodes MAGVTKVEITESVEELHELLRKQKTASNLERIQALYLLKIGQVKTIQDVAVVVGRARVTVQRWLKEYQESGIKGLLTTKKSPGRPAIISLQVREQLDKELQESEGFKSYEEIRTWLKAVEGIEASYKVVHDTVRYQMKAKLKVPRAVGIKYDSEAELEFKKNCHNT; translated from the coding sequence ATGGCTGGAGTCACCAAAGTAGAAATAACAGAGTCAGTAGAGGAATTACATGAACTGCTGAGAAAACAAAAAACAGCATCAAATCTCGAACGGATTCAAGCTTTGTATTTACTGAAAATAGGACAGGTGAAAACAATACAAGACGTAGCGGTGGTAGTAGGAAGGGCAAGGGTAACGGTACAAAGATGGTTGAAAGAGTATCAAGAGTCAGGGATTAAGGGTCTATTAACAACGAAAAAGAGTCCAGGGCGACCAGCAATAATTAGCTTACAAGTAAGAGAGCAGCTAGACAAAGAGCTTCAAGAATCGGAGGGATTCAAAAGTTATGAGGAAATACGAACATGGTTAAAAGCAGTAGAAGGGATAGAAGCATCATATAAAGTAGTACACGATACAGTGCGCTATCAAATGAAAGCAAAGCTAAAAGTGCCGCGAGCAGTAGGTATAAAATACGATAGCGAAGCAGAATTAGAATTTAAAAAAAACTGCCACAATACTTAG
- a CDS encoding PilN domain-containing protein, translated as MYSLDINFLKDRPTHQDKSEKKVRAKLPAGSMLPLYIGVAVGLSLPVLFGAGWFILQAKNSELEQIVVQLEQENQKLDTQLSSINKIKDEVNAVKAETQSLVAVFDQIRPWSAMLQDLRDRIPATVQIENIKQTLPSAPEAGKPEPNPAGGVELIGYARSFNDVNDFLLILQQSNLLNGSEARITGAELVDAPIKNPITTTTGINIKPPQVVRYTIQSSLSNIPASDLMQELERKGTVGLVSRIRSLQKTGVLQR; from the coding sequence TTGTATAGTCTAGATATTAACTTTCTCAAAGACCGCCCCACACATCAGGATAAATCTGAAAAGAAAGTCAGGGCGAAACTACCTGCGGGGAGTATGCTACCACTCTACATTGGTGTGGCAGTAGGTTTATCTCTACCAGTTTTGTTTGGAGCGGGGTGGTTTATTTTACAGGCTAAAAATTCGGAATTGGAGCAAATCGTTGTCCAATTAGAACAGGAAAATCAAAAATTAGATACACAACTGAGCAGTATTAACAAAATTAAGGATGAAGTCAATGCAGTTAAGGCTGAAACCCAGTCCCTAGTAGCTGTGTTTGACCAGATTCGTCCTTGGTCTGCCATGTTACAAGATTTGCGCGATCGCATTCCTGCAACAGTGCAAATTGAGAATATCAAACAAACACTACCCTCAGCCCCAGAAGCAGGTAAACCAGAACCCAACCCAGCCGGAGGTGTAGAACTGATAGGATATGCCCGCTCTTTCAATGATGTCAACGACTTCTTGCTAATTCTGCAACAATCCAATTTATTAAACGGCAGTGAAGCCAGAATAACTGGTGCGGAATTAGTCGATGCACCAATAAAAAATCCCATAACCACTACGACTGGTATCAATATCAAACCACCTCAAGTGGTCAGATATACCATCCAATCTAGCCTCAGCAACATTCCCGCATCAGACCTGATGCAAGAATTAGAGCGCAAAGGCACCGTAGGTCTAGTCAGTCGCATTCGTAGTCTGCAAAAAACAGGAGTTCTACAAAGATGA
- a CDS encoding type IV pilus secretin family protein: protein MKQLHGRNVIFAATTIAIFATQPVMAQVSQVTNVQIKQVDGAINIVLKTSTSTRPQVFTTQRGKTLVADLINTQLRLSQGNNFREDNPMPGIASVEVSQLDANSVRVIVTGEKGTPSSQPVVRSADKITLGFAPGDGTVAATPTPGETPREMNPEPAAPAAPNPQVNISNTPAAPAGVGQSQTQAPPFLPRAVAPPVGDIAISHMDASPSVVDLGSQERVPRLVLRDAPVREVLSLLARAANLNLAYVGTANPAQSTPGQANSGNDGPTISLDIQNEPVQDVFNYVLRLSNLEANRSGRTVFVGPKLPNSARDVVMRNIRLNQVKVDTALSFLVALGAESAITREKLVTSVNAVPVGGAANTAVTQTQTTTELQVDTLRTEYQDSTPLLRGLQASGDQRTNSVTLVGPPRLIEVAMAQLTQLDIRRRQVAINVKIIDVNLLNIKDINTSFSFGVGKNYFVNDSGTAFLNFGNRTPIGDNNGSLNIGNRLDTFPKRFLASLQAQITNGNAKVLTDPTMTVQEGEQALVKLTSQVYAGLKESSSSTSTQSSTTKEPIIKDAGLSLSVKVDRVDDNGFVSLSVAPTVSAPSSTVSVPGSGDITLLAERSLTSGLVRLRDGQTLILSGIIQDTDRVSVSKVPILGDIPLLGSLFRKTNKQNQRQEVIVLLTPQIMDDSERSSYGYNYTPSPEVREMLERRGLKVPR, encoded by the coding sequence GTGAAACAACTTCACGGTAGAAATGTCATATTTGCTGCTACCACAATTGCCATATTTGCCACCCAACCTGTAATGGCACAGGTTTCTCAGGTGACCAATGTACAGATAAAACAGGTAGATGGTGCTATTAATATTGTTTTGAAAACATCTACTAGCACTCGTCCACAAGTTTTTACTACCCAACGGGGTAAGACTTTAGTTGCAGATTTAATTAATACTCAATTACGTCTATCCCAAGGTAATAACTTCCGTGAAGATAATCCGATGCCGGGAATTGCTTCTGTAGAAGTGTCTCAATTGGATGCCAATAGTGTGCGAGTCATTGTGACTGGAGAGAAAGGTACTCCTAGCAGTCAACCAGTAGTCCGTAGTGCCGATAAAATTACCCTAGGTTTTGCTCCTGGAGACGGTACTGTGGCTGCAACACCTACACCAGGGGAAACACCCAGGGAGATGAACCCTGAACCTGCTGCACCTGCTGCACCTAATCCCCAAGTTAATATCAGCAACACACCCGCAGCACCGGCTGGAGTCGGACAATCCCAAACCCAAGCACCTCCTTTCTTACCTAGGGCAGTTGCTCCACCAGTGGGTGATATTGCGATTTCTCACATGGATGCTTCTCCGAGTGTTGTAGATTTAGGTAGCCAAGAACGAGTCCCCCGCTTGGTATTGAGAGATGCTCCAGTGCGGGAAGTATTATCACTACTTGCTCGCGCAGCCAATTTAAACCTAGCTTATGTCGGTACAGCGAACCCTGCTCAAAGCACTCCTGGGCAGGCTAATTCTGGTAATGATGGTCCAACAATTTCTTTGGATATTCAAAATGAGCCAGTACAAGATGTGTTTAACTACGTTTTACGCCTCAGCAACTTAGAAGCTAACCGTAGTGGACGTACGGTATTTGTGGGACCGAAATTACCTAACTCTGCTCGTGATGTGGTGATGCGGAATATCCGCTTGAACCAAGTTAAGGTTGATACTGCCTTAAGCTTTTTAGTAGCTCTAGGTGCAGAAAGTGCCATCACCCGTGAAAAATTAGTGACTAGTGTGAATGCTGTACCTGTTGGTGGTGCTGCAAATACGGCAGTTACCCAAACCCAAACTACTACGGAACTACAGGTAGATACTCTACGCACTGAGTACCAAGATTCCACTCCATTGTTGCGTGGTTTACAAGCATCTGGTGACCAAAGAACTAACTCTGTCACCTTAGTTGGACCACCTCGTTTAATTGAAGTGGCGATGGCACAACTGACTCAGTTAGATATACGTCGCAGACAGGTCGCGATTAACGTGAAAATCATTGATGTCAATTTGCTCAACATCAAAGATATCAATACAAGTTTCTCCTTTGGCGTTGGCAAGAATTATTTTGTCAATGATTCTGGAACAGCATTTTTAAATTTTGGGAACCGGACTCCTATTGGTGATAATAATGGTTCATTAAACATTGGTAATCGCCTAGATACTTTCCCAAAACGTTTTCTGGCGAGTTTGCAGGCACAGATTACTAATGGTAATGCGAAGGTTTTGACAGACCCCACCATGACTGTACAAGAAGGAGAACAGGCATTAGTGAAGCTGACTTCTCAAGTGTATGCAGGGTTGAAAGAGTCCTCTTCTAGTACATCTACTCAGTCTTCTACAACGAAAGAACCCATCATTAAAGATGCTGGTTTGTCTTTAAGTGTCAAAGTTGATAGAGTTGATGATAATGGTTTTGTTTCACTTTCTGTTGCGCCTACAGTTTCGGCTCCCAGTTCCACCGTTTCGGTTCCTGGAAGTGGTGATATTACATTGCTGGCTGAGAGAAGTTTAACATCAGGCTTAGTACGTTTGCGTGACGGTCAAACCTTGATACTCAGTGGTATTATCCAAGATACTGATAGAGTAAGTGTATCGAAAGTACCAATTCTCGGCGATATTCCTTTGCTTGGTTCCCTGTTTAGAAAAACAAATAAGCAAAACCAACGCCAAGAGGTAATTGTTTTACTGACTCCGCAAATTATGGATGATTCGGAACGTTCATCCTATGGCTACAACTATACACCTAGTCCAGAGGTTCGGGAAATGTTGGAACGTCGAGGGCTAAAGGTTCCAAGATAG
- a CDS encoding pentapeptide repeat-containing protein has protein sequence MSAKKTDALTGWLIGATIMFALSPVVIFLAFSSTDAKQEKIASRNQALSTAALFFLGFAGMVNAYYGARRTAAIEKSAIATEKNLEIGIKNTQLAQERLINERLMTAITQLGHENIATRIGAIYSLERVAQDSPSEYWTIMEILTAFLREKTVYKPKLGELTPEISPNITIPMDVQTALTVIGRRNVAQDSQHQKLDLRHTCIPGADLSGANLQHLDFRGADLSKVDLRCADLCETNLEGTQLSGSLLYEANLRSANLSGANLTGANLNRAWICEANLRSANLSGASLRAANLSKANLYKANLQQANLKVANLQAAKLFLVNLQQAKLGKANLQGTGLIGANLSGANLNAANLTKANLNAAKLHQTELLFANLSEASLREADMAGANLMGVNLQKATLNEANLISANLMGANLTGTHLCDTKLPGANLTGVKNLQPTQIHFAWGDRTTILPDYLQPPTHWQQAEIVYK, from the coding sequence ATGTCTGCCAAAAAGACAGACGCATTGACAGGCTGGTTAATAGGAGCAACAATTATGTTTGCTTTATCACCAGTAGTGATATTCTTAGCATTTTCCAGCACAGATGCAAAACAAGAGAAAATTGCCAGCAGAAATCAAGCATTAAGCACTGCGGCGTTATTTTTTTTGGGGTTTGCAGGAATGGTAAATGCTTACTATGGGGCTAGACGTACCGCAGCAATTGAAAAAAGCGCGATCGCCACTGAGAAAAACCTAGAAATAGGTATTAAAAATACTCAGCTAGCCCAGGAGAGACTGATAAATGAACGCTTGATGACAGCCATTACCCAACTAGGGCATGAGAATATAGCCACTCGTATCGGGGCAATATATAGTTTAGAACGAGTTGCCCAGGATTCACCTTCAGAATACTGGACAATCATGGAAATTCTCACAGCTTTTCTCCGGGAAAAAACTGTCTATAAACCAAAATTGGGAGAACTCACACCCGAAATTTCCCCCAACATCACAATTCCAATGGATGTGCAAACAGCACTCACAGTCATTGGTAGACGCAATGTCGCACAGGATTCTCAACATCAGAAACTAGATTTACGTCATACCTGTATCCCAGGTGCGGATTTGTCAGGAGCTAATCTACAACATCTAGACTTCCGGGGTGCAGATTTAAGTAAAGTCGATTTGCGATGTGCAGATTTATGTGAGACAAATTTAGAAGGGACACAATTATCCGGTTCTCTTTTATACGAAGCCAATTTACGTTCTGCCAACCTATCAGGAGCAAATCTTACAGGAGCAAATCTTAATCGTGCTTGGATTTGTGAAGCAAATTTGCGCTCTGCGAACCTATCTGGTGCAAGTTTACGAGCGGCAAATTTAAGTAAGGCAAACTTGTATAAAGCTAACCTCCAGCAAGCAAACCTAAAAGTTGCCAACCTACAAGCAGCCAAGCTATTCCTAGTAAATTTACAACAGGCAAAATTGGGCAAAGCAAATTTACAAGGAACAGGTTTAATTGGTGCAAATCTCAGTGGAGCAAATCTGAATGCTGCCAATTTGACAAAAGCAAATTTAAACGCAGCGAAACTGCATCAAACTGAACTATTGTTTGCTAATCTTTCAGAAGCCAGTTTGCGAGAAGCAGATATGGCAGGAGCCAATTTAATGGGAGTAAATCTGCAAAAAGCAACTCTGAATGAAGCTAACTTAATTTCTGCCAACTTGATGGGAGCAAATCTCACAGGAACACATCTGTGTGATACCAAACTTCCGGGAGCAAATCTCACAGGAGTCAAAAATTTACAACCTACCCAAATTCACTTTGCTTGGGGCGATCGCACTACCATCCTTCCCGACTATCTCCAACCTCCCACCCATTGGCAACAAGCAGAAATTGTCTACAAATAA